One genomic region from Frateuria soli encodes:
- a CDS encoding LTA synthase family protein: MPLLDRPTTHWRPLAARVLAAALMSLAFVLLTGLMDGGVGVTPLRIFDQPRYPLANALPGLLAAWALLAFTRRLVFSFGLVFLFEALLYQINALKVANLGNPLMPADFLMVNQLSKGGAHLLVGYLPHSPWPYLGLLAGIALIVAMWRLEPPLFPRRNYGKRLLGGAVAVVLLGSLLGGVAGWSRLYNQRVLWLEPWSPTVTANHSGLVSSLLLFHQQYGRGGHKADPDAAKALIAQSRQALEARLDAAPPGGERPDIVVVQSESFFDPSIMRGYEDSHFTPNLDRLEKRGTSGPLHVPTFGGGTIRTEFEVLTGLSLRYFDELQFPYLTLDQKVVPSLVRTLRAHGYSTTAIHGNDPAFWNRAAAFRKIGFDRFISQSSFPKDSPDDGKYMADSAMTDEIMRQLADSGPPQFLFAISIEAHGPYDVPPADVAARDAIPVPPGITGRDKQELQTYLYHARHADAELGRLARLLARRDRPTLLLFYGDHLPALTNSYNVTGFVDGGDMLSEPGVWLLLDPRNPQPAKHESLASWMLPGKLLDAAGIHGEPYFALTQVLAPRLAGLTRAPGAPQPEMTAEQKVIDRDMASVAMLRLKGKLEALMPQQLVAASPATPHAQPPSPAGAYGAHP; encoded by the coding sequence GTTACCCGCTGGCCAACGCTCTGCCGGGCTTGCTGGCGGCATGGGCGTTGCTGGCGTTCACCCGCCGGCTGGTGTTCTCGTTCGGGCTGGTGTTCCTGTTCGAGGCCCTGCTGTACCAGATCAATGCACTGAAGGTCGCCAATCTGGGCAATCCCCTGATGCCGGCCGATTTCCTGATGGTCAACCAGCTCAGCAAGGGCGGCGCGCACCTGCTGGTCGGCTACCTGCCGCACAGCCCGTGGCCGTATCTGGGTCTGCTCGCCGGTATCGCCCTGATCGTGGCGATGTGGCGGCTGGAACCGCCGCTGTTCCCACGGCGCAACTACGGCAAGCGGTTGCTTGGCGGCGCCGTGGCGGTCGTGCTGCTGGGCAGCCTGCTCGGCGGTGTCGCCGGGTGGAGCAGGCTCTACAACCAGCGCGTGCTGTGGCTTGAACCGTGGTCGCCCACCGTGACCGCCAACCATTCCGGCCTGGTCAGCTCGCTGCTGCTGTTCCACCAGCAGTATGGGCGCGGCGGGCACAAGGCCGATCCCGACGCCGCCAAGGCGCTGATCGCGCAGAGTCGCCAGGCGCTGGAAGCGCGCCTCGACGCCGCACCGCCGGGCGGCGAGCGACCGGATATCGTGGTGGTGCAGAGCGAGTCGTTCTTCGACCCGAGCATCATGCGCGGCTACGAGGACAGCCACTTCACACCCAACCTGGACCGGCTGGAGAAGCGCGGCACCAGCGGCCCGCTGCACGTGCCGACCTTCGGGGGCGGCACCATCCGCACCGAGTTCGAGGTGCTCACCGGCCTGTCGCTGCGCTACTTCGACGAGCTGCAGTTTCCCTACCTCACGCTCGACCAGAAGGTGGTTCCCAGCCTGGTGCGCACGTTGCGCGCGCATGGCTACAGCACCACCGCGATCCACGGCAACGACCCGGCGTTCTGGAACCGCGCCGCGGCATTTCGCAAGATCGGCTTCGACCGCTTCATCTCGCAGTCCTCGTTTCCGAAGGACTCGCCCGACGACGGCAAGTACATGGCCGACAGCGCGATGACCGACGAGATCATGCGCCAGCTCGCGGACAGCGGCCCGCCGCAGTTCCTGTTCGCGATCAGCATCGAGGCGCACGGCCCCTACGACGTGCCGCCGGCGGATGTGGCCGCACGCGACGCTATCCCGGTGCCGCCCGGCATCACCGGCAGGGACAAGCAGGAGCTGCAGACCTACCTCTACCACGCCCGACACGCCGACGCCGAGCTGGGCCGGCTGGCCAGGCTGCTGGCCAGGCGCGACCGTCCCACGCTGCTGCTGTTCTACGGCGACCACCTGCCGGCACTGACCAACAGCTACAACGTCACCGGCTTCGTCGACGGCGGCGACATGCTCAGCGAGCCCGGCGTCTGGCTGCTGCTCGACCCGCGCAACCCCCAGCCGGCCAAGCACGAGAGCCTGGCGTCGTGGATGCTGCCGGGCAAGCTGCTGGACGCGGCCGGCATCCACGGCGAGCCATACTTCGCTCTGACCCAGGTGCTGGCGCCGCGGCTTGCCGGACTTACCCGCGCGCCTGGCGCACCGCAGCCGGAAATGACTGCCGAGCAGAAGGTGATCGATCGCGACATGGCGAGCGTCGCGATGCTGCGCCTGAAGGGCAAGCTCGAGGCGCTGATGCCGCAGCAGCTGGTCGCGGCGAGCCCTGCGACGCCGCATGCGCAACCGCCATCACCCGCGGGGGCGTACGGCGCGCACCCTTGA
- a CDS encoding ABC transporter ATP-binding protein — protein MLFRWFESLIDPFKDPADVMPPGSPGRFYLFYLRQVWPMFAAVLVVGFFVSVIEVSLFAFIGRLVDMAKVAEGAEFFRQHGRELLWMAFVALVARPLFNALHDLLVNQAIVPNVTARIRWQNHRYVIRQSLSFFQNDFAGRIANRIMQTGSSLRESAVQIVDAIWYVAIYTGSAIVMFAQADVWLAAPLVLWLLLYVATLAFFIPRTRQRSWKASEARSKLMGRIVDGYSNVLTLKLFAHTRREEAYVADALREQVDKTRAMTRQTTAMDATITTLNGFLIVGTSGLALWLWSHGQVTVGAIALSTGLVIRINNMSGWIMWVVNGIFENIGTVQDGMATIAQPRTVQDAPGAMPLEVTRGEVRFEDIHFHYGKAGGVIAGLDLAVHAGEKIGLVGPSGAGKSTLVNVLLRLYDLEGGRILVDDQDIARVTQESLRSQIGVVTQDTSLLHRSIRDNLLYGRPDASEAQIAEAVRKARADEFIPTLSDGEGRHGYDAYVGERGVKLSGGQRQRIAIARVLLKDAPILVLDEATSALDSEAEAAIQESLDLLMQGKTVIAIAHRLSTIARMDRLVVLDKGRIVESGTHAQLLAHGGLYARLWERQTGGFVAAEDALA, from the coding sequence ATGCTCTTCCGCTGGTTCGAATCGCTGATCGATCCGTTCAAGGATCCGGCCGACGTGATGCCGCCCGGCTCGCCCGGGCGCTTCTACCTGTTCTACCTGCGCCAGGTGTGGCCGATGTTCGCGGCGGTACTGGTGGTCGGCTTCTTCGTCTCGGTCATCGAGGTGTCGCTGTTCGCCTTCATCGGGCGGCTGGTGGACATGGCCAAGGTTGCCGAGGGGGCCGAGTTCTTCCGCCAGCACGGCCGCGAACTGCTGTGGATGGCGTTCGTTGCGCTGGTCGCGCGGCCGCTGTTCAACGCGCTGCACGACCTGCTGGTCAACCAGGCGATCGTGCCGAACGTGACCGCGCGCATCCGCTGGCAGAACCATCGCTACGTGATCCGCCAGAGTCTTTCCTTCTTCCAGAACGATTTCGCCGGGCGCATCGCCAACCGGATCATGCAGACCGGCAGTTCGCTGCGCGAATCGGCGGTGCAGATCGTCGATGCGATCTGGTACGTGGCAATCTACACCGGCAGCGCGATCGTGATGTTCGCCCAGGCGGACGTCTGGCTGGCGGCGCCGCTGGTGCTGTGGCTGCTGCTCTACGTGGCCACGCTGGCGTTCTTCATCCCGCGCACGCGGCAGCGTTCGTGGAAGGCCTCGGAGGCGCGCTCGAAGCTGATGGGCCGCATCGTCGACGGCTACAGCAACGTGCTCACGCTCAAGCTGTTCGCACACACGCGGCGCGAGGAGGCCTACGTGGCCGATGCCCTGCGCGAGCAGGTCGACAAGACGCGCGCGATGACACGCCAGACCACGGCCATGGACGCCACCATCACCACCCTCAACGGGTTCCTGATCGTGGGTACCTCGGGCCTGGCGCTGTGGCTGTGGAGCCACGGCCAGGTGACCGTGGGGGCGATCGCGCTCTCCACCGGGCTGGTGATCCGCATCAACAACATGTCCGGCTGGATCATGTGGGTGGTCAACGGCATCTTCGAGAACATCGGCACGGTGCAGGACGGCATGGCGACCATCGCGCAACCGCGCACGGTGCAGGACGCGCCCGGTGCGATGCCGCTGGAAGTGACCCGCGGCGAGGTGCGCTTCGAAGACATCCATTTCCACTACGGCAAAGCCGGCGGGGTGATCGCGGGGCTGGACCTTGCCGTGCACGCAGGCGAGAAGATCGGCCTGGTCGGTCCCTCCGGCGCCGGCAAGTCCACGCTGGTGAACGTGCTGCTGCGGCTGTACGACCTGGAGGGCGGGCGCATCCTCGTGGACGACCAGGATATCGCCCGCGTCACCCAGGAAAGCCTGCGTTCGCAGATTGGCGTGGTCACCCAGGACACCTCGCTGCTGCACCGCTCGATCCGCGACAACCTGCTCTACGGACGCCCGGACGCGAGCGAGGCACAGATTGCCGAAGCGGTGCGCAAGGCCCGTGCGGACGAGTTCATCCCCACGCTGTCCGACGGCGAAGGGCGACATGGCTACGATGCCTACGTGGGCGAGCGCGGCGTGAAGCTCTCCGGCGGCCAGCGCCAGCGCATCGCGATCGCGCGCGTGCTGCTCAAGGACGCCCCGATCCTGGTGCTGGACGAGGCCACCAGCGCACTGGACTCGGAGGCCGAGGCCGCGATCCAGGAGAGCCTGGACCTGCTGATGCAAGGCAAGACGGTGATCGCCATCGCGCATCGCCTTTCGACGATCGCGCGCATGGACCGCCTCGTCGTGCTGGACAAGGGTCGCATCGTGGAGAGCGGCACGCATGCGCAGCTGCTCGCGCACGGCGGACTCTACGCGCGCCTGTGGGAGCGCCAGACCGGCGGCTTCGTCGCCGCGGAGGATGCGCTCGCCTGA
- the groL gene encoding chaperonin GroEL (60 kDa chaperone family; promotes refolding of misfolded polypeptides especially under stressful conditions; forms two stacked rings of heptamers to form a barrel-shaped 14mer; ends can be capped by GroES; misfolded proteins enter the barrel where they are refolded when GroES binds), whose translation MAAKEVRFGEDARSRILKGVNTLANAVKVTLGPKGRNVVLEKSFGAPTITKDGVSVAKEIELSDKYENLGAQIVKEAASKTSDVAGDGTTTATVLAQAFIQEGLKAVAAGMNPMDLKRGIDKAVTAAVGELKKLSNPTADDKAIAQVGTISANSDANIGDIIATAMKKVGKEGVITVEEGSGLENELDVVEGMQFDRGYLSPYFINNQQSQQVELDDPFILIHDKKISNVRELLPILEGVAKAGKPLLIVAEEVEGEALATLVVNTIRGIVKVAAVKAPGFGDRRKAILEDIAILTNGQVISEEVGLQLEKATINDLGRAKRVVITKENTTIIDGAGEAERIQSRISQIKAQIEETSSDYDREKLQERVAKLAGGVAVIKVGAATEVEMKEKKARVEDALHATRAAVEEGVVPGGGVALIRALKAVEGLKGDNEDQNLGIAITRRALEAPLRAIVANAGEEPSVILNKVKDGQGNFGYNAATGEFGDMVQMGILDPTKVTRTALQHASSVAGLAITTEAIVAELPKKEEHSHGGAPGGMGGMGGMDF comes from the coding sequence ATGGCAGCCAAAGAAGTCCGCTTCGGCGAAGACGCCCGCTCGCGCATCCTCAAGGGTGTGAACACCCTGGCCAACGCGGTCAAGGTCACCCTCGGCCCGAAGGGCCGCAACGTCGTGCTCGAGAAGAGCTTCGGCGCTCCGACGATCACCAAGGACGGCGTGTCCGTCGCGAAGGAGATCGAGCTCTCGGACAAGTACGAGAACCTCGGCGCGCAGATCGTCAAGGAAGCCGCCTCCAAGACCTCTGACGTCGCCGGTGACGGCACCACCACCGCCACCGTGCTGGCGCAGGCGTTCATCCAGGAAGGCCTCAAGGCGGTCGCCGCCGGCATGAACCCGATGGATCTGAAGCGCGGCATCGACAAGGCCGTGACCGCGGCCGTGGGCGAGCTCAAGAAGCTCTCCAACCCGACCGCCGACGACAAGGCCATCGCCCAGGTCGGCACCATCTCGGCCAACTCCGACGCCAACATCGGCGACATCATCGCCACCGCGATGAAGAAGGTCGGCAAGGAAGGCGTGATCACGGTCGAGGAAGGCTCGGGCCTGGAGAACGAACTCGACGTCGTCGAGGGCATGCAGTTCGACCGTGGCTACCTGTCGCCGTACTTCATCAACAACCAGCAGAGCCAGCAGGTCGAGCTGGACGACCCGTTCATCCTGATCCACGACAAGAAGATCTCCAACGTCCGCGAGCTGCTGCCGATCCTCGAAGGCGTCGCCAAGGCCGGCAAGCCGCTGCTGATCGTGGCCGAGGAAGTCGAGGGCGAGGCGCTGGCCACGCTGGTGGTCAACACCATCCGCGGCATCGTCAAGGTCGCCGCCGTCAAGGCGCCGGGCTTCGGTGACCGCCGCAAGGCCATCCTCGAGGACATCGCGATCCTGACCAATGGCCAGGTGATCTCCGAGGAAGTGGGCCTGCAGCTGGAGAAGGCCACCATCAACGACCTGGGCCGCGCCAAGCGCGTGGTGATCACCAAGGAGAACACCACCATCATCGACGGCGCCGGCGAAGCCGAGCGGATCCAGTCGCGCATCAGCCAGATCAAGGCGCAGATCGAGGAGACCTCCTCCGACTACGACCGCGAGAAGCTGCAGGAGCGCGTGGCCAAGCTGGCCGGCGGCGTGGCCGTCATCAAGGTCGGTGCCGCCACCGAGGTCGAGATGAAGGAGAAGAAGGCCCGCGTCGAAGACGCCCTGCACGCCACCCGTGCGGCCGTCGAGGAGGGCGTGGTGCCGGGCGGCGGCGTCGCCCTGATCCGTGCGCTGAAGGCCGTCGAAGGCCTCAAGGGCGACAACGAGGACCAGAACCTCGGCATCGCGATCACCCGCCGCGCGCTCGAAGCGCCGCTGCGCGCGATCGTCGCCAATGCCGGCGAGGAGCCCTCGGTCATCCTCAACAAGGTCAAGGACGGCCAGGGCAACTTCGGCTACAACGCGGCCACCGGCGAGTTCGGCGACATGGTGCAGATGGGCATCCTGGACCCGACCAAGGTGACCCGCACCGCGCTGCAGCACGCCTCCTCGGTCGCCGGCCTGGCGATCACCACCGAGGCGATCGTGGCCGAGCTTCCGAAGAAGGAAGAGCACAGCCACGGCGGTGCCCCGGGTGGCATGGGCGGCATGGGCGGCATGGACTTCTAA
- the groES gene encoding co-chaperone GroES → MSKLRPLHDRVIVKRLEEERVSAGGIVIPDSATEKPTRGKVIAAGTGRILEDGNVRPMSLKEGDVVLFGKYAGQEIKIDGEELVFLKEDDIVAVIEG, encoded by the coding sequence ATGAGCAAACTGCGTCCGCTGCACGATCGCGTCATCGTCAAGCGCCTGGAAGAGGAGCGCGTCTCCGCCGGCGGCATCGTCATCCCCGACAGCGCCACCGAGAAGCCGACCCGCGGCAAGGTCATCGCCGCCGGCACCGGCCGCATCCTGGAAGACGGCAACGTCCGTCCGATGAGCCTGAAGGAAGGCGACGTGGTGCTGTTCGGCAAGTACGCCGGCCAGGAAATCAAGATCGACGGCGAAGAGCTGGTCTTCCTCAAGGAAGACGACATCGTGGCGGTGATCGAGGGCTGA
- the cutA gene encoding divalent-cation tolerance protein CutA — MPDPVLLCYCTCPDADSARHIAEALVAERLAACVNQLPGIASTYRWQGKVTTDAEHLLLIKTTADRFKALRTRLLALHPYDLPELIGVPVVQAHDPYLAWVREATGDAPQDC, encoded by the coding sequence ATGCCCGATCCCGTCCTGCTCTGCTACTGCACCTGCCCCGACGCCGACAGCGCCCGACACATCGCCGAGGCGCTGGTGGCCGAGCGCCTGGCCGCCTGCGTGAACCAGCTACCCGGTATCGCCTCGACCTACCGCTGGCAGGGCAAGGTCACCACCGATGCCGAACACCTCCTGCTGATCAAGACCACCGCGGATCGTTTCAAGGCTCTGCGCACGCGGCTGCTGGCGCTGCATCCGTACGACCTGCCCGAGCTCATCGGCGTGCCGGTAGTACAAGCGCACGACCCCTACCTGGCGTGGGTCCGCGAGGCCACCGGCGACGCGCCGCAAGACTGCTGA
- a CDS encoding DMT family transporter: protein MKKTDYAVLLSLGALWGGSFLFMRMGADAFGALPLAGLRAIGAALCFLPLLASRRRLAEWRTHWWPIAVVGVTNSAMPFLLFTFATRSLPAGLASIIDGMTPMFAALIGWLWLGQRLDAWRGAGLVAGFAGILWLAEGSLALGPGAGLALFACVAATVLYGYAVHYTHLRLADVRPLVVTVGSHMVAALVLLPTTLLAWPTRTPPMQAWLAAAGLAVLCTALAYVLFFWVLARVGAQRIMVIPYLIPAFGVLWGGLLLGEPLTMRMLGGCAVILLGTALTTGLVRPRRTPALAVEES, encoded by the coding sequence ATGAAAAAGACCGACTACGCCGTCCTGCTGTCGCTGGGCGCCTTGTGGGGCGGCTCGTTCCTGTTCATGCGCATGGGCGCGGACGCCTTCGGCGCATTGCCGCTGGCCGGCCTGCGTGCCATTGGTGCGGCGCTGTGTTTCCTGCCGCTGCTGGCCTCGCGCAGGCGCCTGGCCGAATGGCGCACGCACTGGTGGCCGATCGCCGTGGTCGGGGTCACCAACTCGGCCATGCCGTTCCTGCTGTTCACCTTCGCCACGCGCAGCCTGCCGGCGGGGCTGGCCTCGATTATCGACGGCATGACGCCGATGTTCGCCGCGCTCATCGGCTGGCTGTGGCTGGGTCAGCGGCTGGACGCCTGGCGCGGCGCCGGACTGGTGGCCGGTTTTGCCGGCATCCTCTGGCTGGCCGAGGGCAGCCTCGCGCTCGGCCCCGGCGCAGGCCTCGCGCTGTTCGCCTGCGTGGCCGCCACTGTTCTGTATGGCTACGCGGTGCATTACACGCACCTGCGGCTGGCGGACGTCAGGCCGCTGGTGGTGACCGTCGGCAGCCATATGGTCGCCGCGCTGGTGCTGTTGCCGACGACGCTCCTGGCCTGGCCGACCCGCACGCCGCCGATGCAGGCGTGGCTGGCGGCCGCCGGCCTCGCCGTGCTGTGCACCGCGCTGGCCTACGTGCTGTTCTTCTGGGTGCTGGCGCGCGTGGGCGCGCAGCGCATCATGGTCATTCCGTACCTGATTCCCGCATTCGGCGTGCTGTGGGGCGGGCTGCTGCTGGGCGAGCCGCTGACGATGCGCATGCTGGGCGGCTGCGCGGTCATCCTGCTGGGCACCGCGCTCACCACCGGACTGGTCCGTCCGCGGCGCACTCCGGCGCTGGCCGTCGAGGAAAGCTGA
- a CDS encoding protein-disulfide reductase DsbD family protein, which translates to MRTMSSGRLATLALLLLGLLFTLPAPAQEDDGLLPVTEAYRLSADVSTPGLLKLHWEIAPDYYLYRGRMKFKPADGVTLGEPTFPDGEKHHDEYLGDVEIYHHAIDASVPYTLPPGATRLRLGVQFQGCHEVDPKICYPPHTEQLDLPLPAVAATGNGSLGTALQQLGATRGGPGSDAPLPAEQAFRLEAVAQDRQHLLLRWTMPPGYYLYRDQTRLRLRDGGDLALAPQWPAGTRKDDPHFGSVIVYFDELDLPVTVTGDLGGRTRLALEASFQGCQDGGLCYPMMTRALEVDLGGSPATGTPTTTAPEAPPASATPGPLQTRLWLALLFALGGGLVLNLMPCVLPVLSIKAVGLLESGESPARARAHALAYTAGVLLSFVALGLGILALRSAGHALGWGTQLQQPLLVGVLALVMLAVGLSMSGLVQFGASLGNTGAGLATRGGMAGDFFTGVLAVVVASPCTAPFMGTALAYAFAAPALHALAVFVALGLGLALPFLLVGFVPALARRLPRPGRWMETLKQLLAFPMYLSAAWLAWVLANQRGADAVGLLLVAAVFLALALWWFERSRGRPGLVRAPVLLALLATVAPLYALAQLPPPLRAAQAETGTVPYSPEKLAELRAAGTPVFVDMTADWCVTCKANEHTVLDTAAFRALLERTGAVYMKGDWTDVNPTIAAFLEQYHSPGVPLYVVFPRGGGEGRKLPTVLTGSLVEQALTEAAR; encoded by the coding sequence ATGCGAACGATGTCGTCCGGCCGGCTGGCCACCCTCGCCCTGCTTCTGCTGGGCCTGCTGTTCACGCTTCCCGCGCCGGCGCAGGAGGACGACGGCCTGTTGCCGGTCACCGAGGCCTACAGGCTCAGCGCCGACGTCTCCACCCCCGGGCTGCTCAAGCTGCACTGGGAGATCGCGCCGGACTACTACCTCTACCGCGGCCGCATGAAGTTCAAGCCGGCCGATGGCGTGACGCTCGGCGAGCCCACCTTCCCGGACGGCGAGAAGCACCACGACGAATACCTGGGCGACGTGGAGATCTACCATCACGCGATCGACGCCAGCGTGCCCTACACCTTGCCGCCCGGTGCGACGCGGCTGCGCCTGGGCGTGCAGTTCCAGGGCTGCCACGAGGTCGACCCGAAGATCTGCTACCCGCCGCACACCGAGCAACTGGACCTGCCGCTGCCGGCTGTCGCCGCGACGGGCAACGGCTCGCTCGGCACCGCGCTGCAGCAGCTCGGCGCCACCCGCGGCGGCCCCGGCAGCGACGCCCCGCTGCCGGCCGAACAGGCCTTCAGGCTCGAAGCCGTGGCGCAGGACCGGCAACACCTGCTGCTGCGCTGGACGATGCCACCCGGCTATTACCTCTACCGCGACCAGACCCGGCTGCGCTTGCGCGACGGCGGGGACCTGGCGCTGGCGCCGCAGTGGCCGGCCGGCACGCGCAAGGATGACCCGCACTTCGGCAGCGTCATCGTCTACTTCGACGAACTGGACCTGCCGGTCACGGTGACGGGCGACCTCGGCGGCCGCACGCGCCTGGCGCTGGAAGCCAGCTTCCAGGGCTGCCAGGACGGTGGCCTGTGCTACCCGATGATGACCCGCGCGCTGGAGGTCGACCTCGGCGGCTCGCCGGCGACCGGCACGCCCACGACCACCGCGCCGGAAGCGCCGCCCGCATCCGCGACCCCGGGGCCGCTGCAGACCCGGCTTTGGCTCGCCCTGCTGTTCGCCCTTGGCGGCGGGCTGGTGCTCAACCTGATGCCCTGCGTGCTGCCGGTGCTGTCGATCAAGGCGGTGGGCCTGCTGGAAAGCGGCGAGAGCCCGGCCCGCGCACGCGCGCACGCGCTCGCCTACACCGCCGGCGTGCTGCTGAGCTTCGTCGCGCTGGGACTGGGCATCCTGGCCTTGCGCTCGGCCGGACACGCGCTGGGCTGGGGCACGCAGCTGCAGCAACCGTTGCTGGTGGGCGTGCTGGCGCTGGTGATGCTGGCGGTGGGCCTGTCGATGTCGGGGCTGGTGCAGTTCGGCGCCTCGCTGGGCAACACGGGTGCGGGCCTGGCGACCCGCGGCGGCATGGCTGGCGATTTCTTCACCGGCGTGCTGGCGGTGGTGGTGGCCAGCCCCTGCACGGCGCCATTCATGGGCACGGCGCTGGCCTATGCCTTCGCCGCGCCCGCCCTGCATGCGCTGGCGGTGTTCGTGGCGCTCGGCCTGGGCCTGGCGCTGCCGTTCCTGCTGGTCGGCTTCGTGCCGGCGCTGGCGCGGCGGCTGCCGCGGCCGGGGCGCTGGATGGAGACGCTCAAGCAGTTGCTGGCCTTCCCGATGTACCTGAGCGCCGCTTGGCTGGCCTGGGTGCTGGCCAACCAGCGCGGCGCCGACGCGGTTGGCCTGCTGCTGGTTGCGGCGGTGTTCCTGGCGCTGGCCCTGTGGTGGTTCGAGCGCAGCCGCGGCCGCCCCGGACTGGTGCGCGCGCCGGTGCTGCTGGCGCTGCTGGCCACCGTGGCGCCGCTGTACGCACTGGCCCAGTTGCCGCCGCCGCTGCGCGCGGCGCAGGCGGAGACCGGCACGGTCCCCTACAGCCCGGAGAAGCTGGCCGAGCTGCGTGCCGCGGGCACCCCGGTGTTCGTCGACATGACTGCCGACTGGTGCGTCACCTGCAAGGCCAACGAGCACACCGTGCTGGACACGGCCGCCTTCCGCGCACTGCTCGAGCGCACCGGCGCGGTCTACATGAAGGGGGACTGGACCGACGTCAACCCCACCATCGCCGCCTTCCTGGAGCAGTACCACTCGCCGGGCGTACCGCTGTACGTGGTGTTTCCGCGCGGTGGCGGCGAGGGGCGCAAGCTGCCGACAGTGCTCACCGGCAGCCTGGTCGAGCAGGCCCTGACCGAAGCGGCCCGCTGA
- a CDS encoding TlpA family protein disulfide reductase: MMSRASWLILALAVLAAAAGGWLQHASRERRGTDLVGQPVPAMRLPDLDGRPHALADYAGRRVVVNLWASWCGPCRKEMPALAAAQARFGGDHPVVVGIAMDTPENVRAYLNTYPVNYPILLGRLDDPDSARQLGNGAGVLPYSLLLDADGTVLASHAGVLDAAMLERWLGKSSP; encoded by the coding sequence ATGATGTCCCGCGCAAGCTGGCTGATCCTTGCCCTGGCGGTGCTCGCCGCCGCGGCCGGCGGCTGGCTGCAGCACGCCTCGCGCGAGCGGCGCGGGACGGACCTGGTCGGCCAGCCGGTGCCGGCGATGCGGCTGCCCGACCTGGACGGGCGCCCGCACGCCCTCGCCGACTACGCCGGCCGCCGCGTGGTGGTCAATCTCTGGGCCAGCTGGTGTGGTCCGTGCCGGAAGGAGATGCCGGCGCTGGCCGCGGCGCAGGCCCGCTTCGGCGGCGATCATCCGGTGGTGGTCGGCATCGCCATGGATACGCCCGAGAACGTGCGCGCCTACCTGAATACTTATCCGGTCAACTACCCGATCCTGCTCGGCCGGCTGGACGACCCGGACAGCGCGCGGCAGCTGGGCAACGGCGCAGGCGTACTGCCCTACAGCCTGCTGCTGGACGCCGACGGCACCGTGCTGGCGAGCCACGCCGGCGTGCTGGATGCGGCCATGCTGGAGCGCTGGCTCGGCAAGAGCTCCCCGTAG
- the aroQ gene encoding type II 3-dehydroquinate dehydratase, with the protein MAKLLVLHGPNLNLLGSREPEVYGRDTLADIDARLAAQAQAAGHQLSSFQSNAEHALVERVQQARDEGIDWILINPAAFTHTSIALRDALAAVAIPFIEVHLSNVHAREPFRRHSYLSDLAAGVVCGFGANSYELALQAALQRLAPA; encoded by the coding sequence GTGGCGAAACTGCTGGTCCTGCACGGGCCCAACCTCAACCTGCTGGGCTCGCGCGAGCCGGAGGTCTACGGGCGTGACACGCTCGCGGACATCGACGCGCGACTGGCCGCGCAGGCGCAGGCGGCCGGGCACCAGCTGTCGAGCTTCCAGTCCAACGCCGAGCACGCCCTGGTCGAACGCGTGCAGCAGGCGCGCGACGAGGGCATCGACTGGATCCTGATCAACCCGGCCGCCTTCACCCACACCAGCATCGCCCTGCGCGATGCGCTGGCGGCGGTGGCGATCCCGTTCATCGAGGTGCACCTGTCCAACGTGCATGCGCGCGAGCCCTTCCGCCGCCACTCCTATCTGTCCGACCTGGCGGCAGGCGTGGTCTGCGGCTTCGGCGCGAACAGTTATGAGCTGGCGCTCCAGGCCGCCCTGCAGCGGCTCGCGCCGGCCTGA
- the accB gene encoding acetyl-CoA carboxylase biotin carboxyl carrier protein — MDLRKIKKLIDLLEESNLAELEIKEGEEVVRLSRVPTGGMTVAAAPVAVQAAPIAPVAAPAAAPAAADVPAAPPGLPDGHVVKAPMVGTFYASATPGAAAFVKVGQQVKAGETLGIIEAMKMFNQIEADVAGTVQAILVENGQPVEFDQPMFVIA; from the coding sequence ATGGATCTGCGCAAGATCAAGAAGCTGATCGACCTGCTCGAGGAATCCAACCTCGCGGAACTGGAAATCAAGGAAGGCGAGGAAGTGGTCCGCCTCTCGCGCGTGCCCACCGGCGGCATGACCGTCGCCGCCGCGCCCGTCGCCGTGCAGGCCGCCCCGATCGCTCCCGTTGCGGCCCCGGCCGCCGCGCCGGCCGCCGCCGACGTCCCGGCGGCGCCCCCCGGCCTGCCCGACGGCCACGTGGTCAAGGCGCCGATGGTCGGCACCTTTTACGCCTCGGCCACGCCGGGCGCGGCTGCCTTCGTCAAGGTCGGCCAGCAGGTCAAGGCCGGCGAGACGCTGGGCATCATCGAGGCGATGAAGATGTTCAACCAGATCGAGGCCGACGTCGCCGGCACCGTGCAGGCGATCCTCGTCGAGAACGGGCAGCCGGTCGAGTTCGACCAGCCGATGTTCGTGATTGCCTGA